The Humulus lupulus chromosome 4, drHumLupu1.1, whole genome shotgun sequence genome has a window encoding:
- the LOC133830605 gene encoding uncharacterized protein LOC133830605 isoform X2, whose translation MRSHLTNNPAETGEKLNSNRSKLSYVNNGGGSNIKTNNPGCFETGGSPHHLGYGLRENPKKTWRISDSSTEETLVFENKSCKECGKGFQTWKALFGHMKQHSEKERASSINNNNNISLEEQDSWTSGNQKQLVMDSQSDNETTTTHPNRKRRSQRRTRYMATTNSSSFSVVNNGSSSVSEIEQEQEEVAMCLMMLSRDVNNNHWVGGFKSVAESSDNFSESSKSLSFKNVCKTSATNGSEVPKSKKRNAKTNEPAKLDSGVSKSCSRMNVSEVKDKNKMKLQNDETELAQLGSKKYLNSSKRSLNHAHYDPELRPDSLKNFSPDVSDPEMLKISHKRSKFECTTCNKVFHSYQALGGHRASHKKSKGCFASIIDSCENSIETDNISPEPTAEDEHDDDDKNLIDDHHDMPAGDDKKSQREVVEKIRVSKKSSKGHACPICFKVFSSGQALGGHKRSHLINSTSDAKGSPTIVIKKPIPGIRDFLDLNLPAPDEEDSNGHVASLKPWWAGSSHKHETFVGLISN comes from the coding sequence ATGAGGTCTCACTTGACCAACAATCCAGCGGAAACTGGTGAGAAGCTCAACAGTAACAGAAGCAAGCTCTCATATGTCAACAATGGAGGCGGAAGCAATATCAAAACCAATAACCCTGGCTGCTTTGAAACTGGTGGTAGTCCTCATCACCTTGGTTATGGCCTTAGAGAGAATCCCAAGAAGACATGGAGAATTTCAGATTCGAGTACTGAAGAAACTTTGGTTTTTGAAAACAAGTCCTGCAAAGAATGTGGCAAAGGATTTCAGACCTGGAAAGCTCTTTTTGGCCACATGAAACAACACTCGGAGAAAGAAAGAGCTTCTTCCattaataacaataacaatattAGCTTGGAGGAACAAGATTCATGGACTAGTGGTAACCAGAAGCAACTGGTCATGGATAGCCAATCTGATAATGAAACCACAACTACTCATCCCAATAGGAAAAGAAGATCTCAGAGAAGAACAAGGTACATGGCAACAACCAactcttcttctttctctgttGTTAACAATGGCTCTTCTTCTGTTTCTGAGATTGAACAAGAACAAGAGGAAGTAGCTATGTGTTTAATGATGCTTTCAAGGGATGTAAACAATAATCATTGGGTGGGGGGCTTCAAGTCAGTAGCTGAGTCCTCTGACAACTTTTCTGAGTCCTCAAAATCTCTATCTTTTAAAAATGTTTGTAAGACTTCTGCTACTAATGGCTCTGAGGTTCCGAAATCAAAGAAACGCAATGCCAAGACCAATGAGCCAGCCAAGCTGGATTCTGGGGTTTCAAAATCTTGTTCTAGGATGAATGTGAGTGAAGTTAAAGACAAGAACAAGATGAAGCTTCAGAATGATGAGACTGAGTTAGCTCAATTGGGTTCCAAGAAGTACTTGAATTCAAGCAAGAGAAGTCTTAATCATGCTCACTATGATCCTGAATTGAGACCGGATTCTTTAAAAAATTTTAGCCCTGATGTTTCAGATCCTGAGATGTTAAAGATTTCTCATAAGAGGAGCAAATTTGAGTGTACCACTTGTAACAAAGTCTTTCATTCTTACCAAGCTCTTGGAGGTCATAGAGCTAGCCACAAGAAGAGCAAAGGCTGCTTTGCTTCAATCATTGATAGCTGTGAAAACAGCATTGAAACTGATAATATCTCTCCAGAACCAACAGCGGAAGATGaacatgatgatgatgataagaACCTTATTGATGATCACCATGATATGCCTGCTGGTGATGATAAAAAATCCCAGAGGGAAGTAGTTGAGAAAATTAGAGTGTCCAAGAAGAGTAGTAAAGGTCATGCGTGCCCAATTTGCTTCAAGGTTTTTTCCTCCGGCCAAGCCTTGGGTGGTCACAAGAGATCCCACTTGATCAATAGTACTTCAGATGCCAAAGGGAGCCCAACCATTGTGATAAAAAAACCAATTCCGGGTATCCGGGACTTCCTTGATTTGAATCTTCCTGCTCCTGATGAAGAAGACAGCAATGGACATGTTGCCTCCCTAAAGCCATGGTGGGCTGGAAGCAGCCACAAACATGAGACTTTTGTGGGTCTAATATCTAACTGA
- the LOC133830605 gene encoding uncharacterized protein LOC133830605 isoform X1, which yields MEDGRELKHACKFCNKSFPCGRSLGGHMRSHLTNNPAETGEKLNSNRSKLSYVNNGGGSNIKTNNPGCFETGGSPHHLGYGLRENPKKTWRISDSSTEETLVFENKSCKECGKGFQTWKALFGHMKQHSEKERASSINNNNNISLEEQDSWTSGNQKQLVMDSQSDNETTTTHPNRKRRSQRRTRYMATTNSSSFSVVNNGSSSVSEIEQEQEEVAMCLMMLSRDVNNNHWVGGFKSVAESSDNFSESSKSLSFKNVCKTSATNGSEVPKSKKRNAKTNEPAKLDSGVSKSCSRMNVSEVKDKNKMKLQNDETELAQLGSKKYLNSSKRSLNHAHYDPELRPDSLKNFSPDVSDPEMLKISHKRSKFECTTCNKVFHSYQALGGHRASHKKSKGCFASIIDSCENSIETDNISPEPTAEDEHDDDDKNLIDDHHDMPAGDDKKSQREVVEKIRVSKKSSKGHACPICFKVFSSGQALGGHKRSHLINSTSDAKGSPTIVIKKPIPGIRDFLDLNLPAPDEEDSNGHVASLKPWWAGSSHKHETFVGLISN from the coding sequence ATGGAAGATGGTCGAGAGTTGAAACATGCCTGCAAGTTCTGCAACAAGAGCTTCCCTTGTGGAAGATCCTTAGGTGGTCACATGAGGTCTCACTTGACCAACAATCCAGCGGAAACTGGTGAGAAGCTCAACAGTAACAGAAGCAAGCTCTCATATGTCAACAATGGAGGCGGAAGCAATATCAAAACCAATAACCCTGGCTGCTTTGAAACTGGTGGTAGTCCTCATCACCTTGGTTATGGCCTTAGAGAGAATCCCAAGAAGACATGGAGAATTTCAGATTCGAGTACTGAAGAAACTTTGGTTTTTGAAAACAAGTCCTGCAAAGAATGTGGCAAAGGATTTCAGACCTGGAAAGCTCTTTTTGGCCACATGAAACAACACTCGGAGAAAGAAAGAGCTTCTTCCattaataacaataacaatattAGCTTGGAGGAACAAGATTCATGGACTAGTGGTAACCAGAAGCAACTGGTCATGGATAGCCAATCTGATAATGAAACCACAACTACTCATCCCAATAGGAAAAGAAGATCTCAGAGAAGAACAAGGTACATGGCAACAACCAactcttcttctttctctgttGTTAACAATGGCTCTTCTTCTGTTTCTGAGATTGAACAAGAACAAGAGGAAGTAGCTATGTGTTTAATGATGCTTTCAAGGGATGTAAACAATAATCATTGGGTGGGGGGCTTCAAGTCAGTAGCTGAGTCCTCTGACAACTTTTCTGAGTCCTCAAAATCTCTATCTTTTAAAAATGTTTGTAAGACTTCTGCTACTAATGGCTCTGAGGTTCCGAAATCAAAGAAACGCAATGCCAAGACCAATGAGCCAGCCAAGCTGGATTCTGGGGTTTCAAAATCTTGTTCTAGGATGAATGTGAGTGAAGTTAAAGACAAGAACAAGATGAAGCTTCAGAATGATGAGACTGAGTTAGCTCAATTGGGTTCCAAGAAGTACTTGAATTCAAGCAAGAGAAGTCTTAATCATGCTCACTATGATCCTGAATTGAGACCGGATTCTTTAAAAAATTTTAGCCCTGATGTTTCAGATCCTGAGATGTTAAAGATTTCTCATAAGAGGAGCAAATTTGAGTGTACCACTTGTAACAAAGTCTTTCATTCTTACCAAGCTCTTGGAGGTCATAGAGCTAGCCACAAGAAGAGCAAAGGCTGCTTTGCTTCAATCATTGATAGCTGTGAAAACAGCATTGAAACTGATAATATCTCTCCAGAACCAACAGCGGAAGATGaacatgatgatgatgataagaACCTTATTGATGATCACCATGATATGCCTGCTGGTGATGATAAAAAATCCCAGAGGGAAGTAGTTGAGAAAATTAGAGTGTCCAAGAAGAGTAGTAAAGGTCATGCGTGCCCAATTTGCTTCAAGGTTTTTTCCTCCGGCCAAGCCTTGGGTGGTCACAAGAGATCCCACTTGATCAATAGTACTTCAGATGCCAAAGGGAGCCCAACCATTGTGATAAAAAAACCAATTCCGGGTATCCGGGACTTCCTTGATTTGAATCTTCCTGCTCCTGATGAAGAAGACAGCAATGGACATGTTGCCTCCCTAAAGCCATGGTGGGCTGGAAGCAGCCACAAACATGAGACTTTTGTGGGTCTAATATCTAACTGA